Proteins encoded within one genomic window of Bacteroidia bacterium:
- a CDS encoding DUF1573 domain-containing protein has product MKKIFFYSVVLFANAILFSCNNSTENKSQTVNGISTDIVNIPSGTKGNDKSGATFVLAETSHDFGNITQGEKVSYAFKFRNTGSSDLVISSAVGSCGCTVPEYPKGAVHAGADGVVNVVFDSVGKSGKVEKTVTIVTNSTPNTSVITITANILVPSDKQ; this is encoded by the coding sequence ATGAAAAAAATATTTTTTTACAGCGTTGTTTTGTTTGCAAATGCAATTCTTTTTTCTTGCAATAATAGTACTGAAAATAAATCGCAAACAGTCAATGGAATCTCCACTGATATCGTAAATATTCCTTCTGGTACAAAAGGAAATGATAAAAGCGGAGCCACATTTGTACTTGCTGAAACGTCGCATGATTTTGGAAACATCACGCAAGGAGAAAAAGTATCGTACGCTTTTAAATTTAGAAATACAGGAAGTTCAGATTTAGTCATTTCTTCTGCCGTTGGAAGTTGCGGTTGCACCGTTCCTGAATATCCGAAAGGAGCTGTTCATGCAGGCGCAGATGGCGTTGTAAATGTAGTTTTTGACAGCGTAGGAAAATCTGGTAAAGTGGAAAAAACAGTTACGATTGTTACCAATTCGACACCCAATACTTCCGTGATTACGATTACAGCAAACATATTAGTACCAAGTGATAAACAATAA
- the yajC gene encoding preprotein translocase subunit YajC, with the protein MKMTHILLMTSPGGQGGGAMGLVFPILLVAVFYFFMIRPQTKKAKDQKAFRANLQKGDKIVTIGGIHGKIIEVQETTFTIEVEGGNRLRIEQSAVAMENTALLNSDSSK; encoded by the coding sequence ATGAAAATGACGCATATTTTATTGATGACATCTCCTGGCGGACAAGGCGGAGGAGCAATGGGTTTAGTATTTCCGATACTATTGGTTGCTGTATTTTATTTTTTTATGATACGTCCGCAAACGAAAAAAGCAAAAGACCAAAAGGCGTTCAGAGCAAATCTTCAAAAAGGAGATAAAATTGTTACGATTGGTGGCATCCATGGTAAGATTATAGAAGTACAAGAAACTACTTTTACGATTGAAGTAGAAGGCGGAAATCGTTTACGCATTGAGCAATCAGCGGTAGCGATGGAAAATACGGCTTTGCTGAACAGCGATTCGTCGAAATAA
- a CDS encoding CdaR family protein, producing MKINFVDIVNNLRNFSNIKLSRRAITFIVCVLISTFFWFIIVFSKKYTDTVSFPVRYVNLPSNKVLSNVLADNIDAQIYTSGFSLLGYKINPETDPLTIDVNEIKSYTKTDFYYLATNSEIDKLSAQLSSGIKIIKIIPDTIFFDFSPMVSKQIPVKLNSDLQFQSEFQLSDSIKINPSEITVSGTQSALQDIHQIETEKLSLKNINKNIIVDVPLLLSSSMQQITVSAKKVSISIPVAKYTEGSFDIPVQLINMPNNVSMKIFPDKINVRFLVAFADYQTITPDEFTAVIDYQDIKEGSDKLKIRIQKSPEKIKSLQLNPEKVEYIIRK from the coding sequence TTGAAAATAAATTTTGTTGATATTGTAAACAACCTTCGTAACTTCAGCAATATTAAGCTGAGCAGAAGAGCAATTACATTTATTGTTTGTGTTTTAATTTCTACTTTTTTTTGGTTTATCATCGTGTTTTCAAAAAAATACACGGATACGGTTAGTTTTCCTGTGCGATACGTAAATTTACCAAGCAACAAAGTGCTTTCGAATGTGCTTGCGGACAATATTGATGCACAAATTTATACCAGTGGATTCAGTCTTCTTGGCTATAAAATAAACCCTGAAACCGACCCTTTAACAATTGATGTAAACGAGATAAAATCGTACACCAAAACGGATTTTTATTATTTAGCTACCAATTCAGAAATAGATAAATTATCGGCACAATTGAGTTCCGGAATTAAAATCATAAAAATAATTCCCGACACGATTTTTTTTGATTTTAGTCCGATGGTAAGCAAACAAATTCCTGTAAAATTAAATTCTGATTTGCAATTTCAAAGTGAGTTTCAATTGTCAGACAGCATAAAAATAAACCCCTCTGAAATTACTGTTTCGGGTACACAATCAGCATTACAAGATATTCATCAAATAGAAACTGAAAAACTTTCGCTGAAAAATATCAATAAAAATATTATTGTAGATGTGCCTTTATTGTTGAGCAGTTCCATGCAACAAATAACGGTATCAGCAAAAAAAGTTTCGATCAGCATTCCGGTTGCGAAGTATACGGAAGGTTCTTTTGATATTCCTGTTCAACTAATAAATATGCCGAATAATGTGAGCATGAAAATTTTTCCTGATAAAATAAATGTGCGGTTTTTAGTTGCTTTCGCAGATTATCAAACGATTACACCCGATGAATTTACTGCTGTAATTGATTATCAAGACATAAAAGAAGGATCGGATAAATTGAAAATAAGAATACAAAAATCGCCTGAAAAAATAAAATCGCTGCAATTAAATCCCGAAAAAGTAGAATATATTATTCGTAAATAA
- a CDS encoding NAD(P)H-hydrate dehydratase, producing MKILSDQQLREADEFTVLNNSISSLDLMERAASACVDWIIAHLEKNSSIKIICGCGNNGGDGLAIARLLSEKEFSVEVFVIMHSDKFSENFIANKKRLSEKNILLQEISEVSEINFSKKDFVIDAIFGIGLNRNVEGIAKDVIGKINKSPVTVISIDIPSGLKSEGKQDFTKSAIVNADYTLTFQSPKFSFLFPNSGQFVGEFFVMDIGLNPHFIEEQKTSNFYVTRNFIQPNFIPRKKFSHKGIFGHVFLLSGSYGKMGAAVLAAKACLRSGAGLVTVHIPRCGYEIMQTAIPEAMVECDSSDEFITEINSLEKYTTIAVGPGIGMEKQTQNILKLLIQNTKTPMVIDADAINILSDNKTWLAFVPPNSIYTPHPKEFERLVGKVEDDYERHLLQKEFSIKNNAFVVLKGANTAISCPDEEVYFNSTGNPGMSKAGNGDALTGIIAALLANGYEPKKAAVLGVYLHGLAGDLSADKHSQEAMLASDLIESLGTAFQKIFF from the coding sequence ATGAAAATTCTTTCGGATCAACAGCTTCGTGAAGCAGATGAATTTACGGTTTTGAATAATTCTATTTCTTCGCTAGATTTAATGGAGCGCGCCGCAAGTGCTTGTGTAGATTGGATTATAGCACATCTCGAAAAAAATAGTTCTATAAAAATAATTTGCGGTTGCGGCAATAATGGTGGCGACGGTTTGGCGATTGCTCGTTTACTTTCTGAAAAAGAATTTTCTGTAGAGGTTTTTGTTATCATGCATTCAGATAAATTTTCGGAGAATTTTATCGCCAATAAAAAGCGGCTTTCTGAAAAAAATATTTTACTTCAAGAAATTTCTGAAGTTTCCGAAATTAATTTTTCAAAAAAAGATTTTGTTATAGATGCCATTTTCGGAATTGGCTTAAATAGGAATGTGGAAGGAATTGCTAAAGATGTTATCGGGAAAATAAATAAAAGTCCCGTAACTGTTATCTCTATTGATATTCCTTCGGGTTTAAAATCAGAAGGAAAACAAGATTTCACAAAAAGCGCAATCGTAAATGCTGATTACACATTGACTTTTCAATCGCCTAAATTTTCTTTTTTATTTCCAAATTCAGGACAATTTGTTGGTGAGTTTTTTGTGATGGATATTGGTTTAAATCCACATTTTATTGAGGAACAAAAAACATCTAATTTTTATGTAACTCGAAATTTTATTCAACCCAATTTTATTCCGCGTAAAAAATTTTCGCATAAAGGAATATTCGGACATGTTTTTTTGCTTTCGGGAAGTTACGGAAAAATGGGAGCTGCGGTGCTTGCTGCTAAAGCTTGTTTGCGTTCGGGCGCGGGTTTAGTAACGGTTCATATTCCTCGCTGCGGATATGAAATTATGCAAACTGCTATTCCCGAAGCTATGGTGGAATGCGACAGTTCGGATGAATTTATTACAGAAATTAATTCTCTCGAAAAATATACTACAATTGCAGTTGGTCCAGGAATTGGAATGGAAAAGCAAACACAAAATATATTGAAATTATTGATTCAAAACACCAAAACACCCATGGTTATTGATGCAGATGCAATTAATATTTTATCAGACAATAAAACATGGCTGGCATTTGTTCCGCCCAATAGTATTTATACGCCACATCCCAAAGAGTTTGAGCGTTTGGTTGGGAAAGTCGAAGATGATTATGAACGTCATTTATTACAAAAAGAATTTTCCATCAAAAACAATGCTTTTGTTGTTTTAAAAGGCGCAAACACAGCGATTTCTTGTCCAGATGAAGAAGTGTATTTTAATTCAACTGGAAATCCGGGAATGTCGAAAGCTGGAAACGGAGATGCACTTACAGGAATTATTGCAGCTTTGTTGGCTAACGGTTATGAGCCGAAAAAGGCAGCCGTTTTGGGTGTTTATTTGCACGGTTTAGCAGGTGATTTGTCAGCTGATAAACACAGTCAAGAAGCAATGCTCGCTTCTGATTTAATCGAATCCTTAGGAACGGCTTTTCAAAAAATATTTTTTTGA
- the coaE gene encoding dephospho-CoA kinase (Dephospho-CoA kinase (CoaE) performs the final step in coenzyme A biosynthesis.) yields MIKVGITGGIGSGKSTVCEIFSKLGIPIFYADKEARDLLYSDILVIAAIEKAFGKIIFDSKNIIDRKKVAEIVFKDVDKLQQLNAIIHPAVVKKFEKWTAQKNNFSYVIKEAAILFESGANKGLDKIISVTAPMELRIQRVMQRDKVTRGMVEQRMGKQWSDDKKINLSDYLIVNDEKELLLPQVLKIHEQLINKK; encoded by the coding sequence ATGATAAAAGTCGGCATTACAGGTGGCATTGGAAGCGGGAAATCAACCGTGTGCGAAATTTTTTCGAAACTCGGTATTCCTATTTTTTATGCAGATAAAGAAGCGCGCGATTTATTATACTCGGATATACTTGTAATTGCTGCTATAGAAAAGGCTTTCGGGAAAATAATTTTTGACAGTAAAAATATAATCGATCGAAAAAAGGTAGCAGAAATTGTTTTTAAAGACGTAGATAAATTGCAACAATTAAATGCCATCATTCATCCCGCCGTTGTGAAAAAATTTGAAAAATGGACAGCTCAAAAAAATAATTTTTCGTACGTTATAAAAGAAGCTGCTATTTTGTTTGAAAGTGGTGCCAACAAAGGTTTGGATAAAATAATTTCAGTTACAGCACCTATGGAATTACGCATACAGCGTGTGATGCAGCGTGATAAGGTAACGAGAGGAATGGTAGAACAAAGAATGGGAAAACAATGGAGCGACGACAAAAAAATAAATTTGTCCGACTACCTTATTGTGAATGATGAAAAGGAATTGCTACTGCCACAAGTGTTAAAAATTCACGAACAATTAATCAATAAAAAATGA